The proteins below are encoded in one region of Apium graveolens cultivar Ventura chromosome 4, ASM990537v1, whole genome shotgun sequence:
- the LOC141719592 gene encoding uncharacterized protein LOC141719592, which translates to MGFPVCKNDHMQAFVRADIWYSLDNTIVEGQMYEITNFITTHASGTLRPVRSVLKIVFTPLTTVQTMYPNDLDQIFIERHNFEFVSLPQLAINPESYALDKTFSIDIIRVVADLQPRVNIETIFRVSPLIQFNVTQGPEVSFKVDIRGALTESMTSLYEDGEETPIIIVLSSAKVILYKGVPIITNTPASKFYINPGVHEVFNFRHWLEGMGYDGADSD; encoded by the exons ATGG GTTTTCCTGTTTGTAAGAATGATCATATGCAGGCTTTTGTGAGAGCTGATATATGGTACTCTCTTGACAACACTATTGTTGAAGGTCAGATGTATGAAATAACAAATTTCATTACTACCCACGCATCTGGTACCTTGAGGCCTGTTCGTTCTGTGCTAAAAATTGTTTTCACACCTTTAACCACAGTCCAAACTATGTATCCAAATGACTTGGACCAGATTTTTATAGAGAGGCACAATTTTGAATTTGTCAGTTTACCTCAGTTGGCTATAAATCCTGAATCTTATGCTCTCGATAAGACATTCTCCATAG ATATCATTAGAGTTGTTGCTGATCTCCAACCAAGGGTGAACATTGAAACAATTTTTAGAGTTTCGCCTCTTATACAATTCAATGTTACTCAAGGACCAGA GGTTTCTTTTAAAGTGGATATAAGGGGTGCATTGACTGAAAGTATGACTTCACTGTACGAAGATGGGGAAGAGACACCGATCATTATTGTTCTGTCAAGTGCCAAAGTTATCTTGTACAAAG GCGTCCCTATTATAACTAATACTCCGGCCTCCAAATTCTATATTAATCCGGGGGTACATGAGGTTTTTAACTTTAGGCATTG GCTTGAGGGTATGGGATATGATGGTGCCGATAGTGATTGA